The proteins below come from a single Eucalyptus grandis isolate ANBG69807.140 chromosome 3, ASM1654582v1, whole genome shotgun sequence genomic window:
- the LOC104436407 gene encoding subtilisin-like protease SBT1.8 yields the protein MASSAAWLTFLALSLLAFPCAMAKKTYIVQMKEQSVPGTFNTSLDWYSANLQSLAPGVANILYVYSEAFHGYAVSLELHQAEALRSSDTVLGVYEDIMYHLHTTRTPSFLKVEDEFGLWPGTGNPAKETDQTFPEVIIGLIDTGVFPESKSFEDSGFPEVPARWKGKCVKGPDFDPQLCNKKLIGAYFYAKGYIEALEGNMTEVQTPRDHDGHGTHTSSTAAGSPVANASLLGSARGIARGMAPHARVASYKVCWVNGCTSSDILAAMDQAIKDGVDVISLSLGGGDGAYYETTIAIGAFTAMEKGIFVSASAGNEGPQLGTLSNGAPWIMTVGASSLDRNFPAHALLGNKMRFAGESMCGGPGMGKKLVGLVYNKGNESSLCLPGSLDRRVVRGKVVLCDRGINARFEKGVVVRDAGGVGMILVNTAEDGEELLADCHLIPTVHLGAKAGIVIREYAKTDRNPTALVITSAQEVNVRPTPVVAAFSSRGPYFQSVQILKPDVIGPGVNILASWPDYVSPTELPIDKRSVQFNIISGTSMSCPHVSGVAALFKAAHPTWSTSAIKSALMTTAYAHDNTRKPITDAADGTPTSPWGLGAGHIDPRKALSPGLVYDLTADDYVAFVCSLNYTIKQVQSTVRRTNVTCSTKLSDPGQLNYPSFSVLFGPNRKVVRYSREVTNVGDAGSVYKVAVQAPSTVAVRVKPRRLVFGKVGEKQRYTVTFVARNKTDETHGGSITWKNRQHRVRSPVGFLWGES from the exons ATGGCTTCTTCCGCTGCTTGGTTAACGTTCttagctctctctcttctcgccTTCCCTTGCGCGATGGCCAAGAAGACCTACATTGTTCAAATGAAAGAGCAAAGCGTCCCCGGCACATTCAACACCAGCCTGGATTGGTACAGCGCCAACCTCCAGTCTCTCGCCCCCGGTGTCGCCAATATCCTTTACGTCTACAGTGAGGCCTTCCATGGCTACGCTGTGTCCCTCGAGCTGCATCAAGCGGAGGCCCTCCGGTCGTCGGACACGGTGCTCGGGGTCTATGAGGACATCATGTACCATCTACATACGACCCGGACGCCAAGCTTCTTGAAAGTGGAAGACGAATTTGGGCTGTGGCCTGGCACGGGGAACCCTGCCAAGGAGACTGATCAAACATTTCCTGAAGTAATCATCGGCCTTATTGATACAGGGGTTTTTCCCGAGTCGAAGAGCTTTGAAGACTCAGGGTTCCCGGAGGTTCCGGCCCGGTGGAAGGGAAAATGCGTGAAGGGACCGGATTTCGATCCTCAACTGTGCAACAAGAAGCTCATCGGCGCTTATTTTTACGCCAAAGGCTATATCGAGGCTTTAG AGGGTAACATGACAGAGGTACAAACCCCCCGGGACCACGATGGACATGGGACGCACACGTCGAGCACCGCCGCAGGCTCCCCAGTGGCCAATGCCAGCTTGCTCGGCAGCGCAAGAGGCATCGCACGGGGCATGGCTCCCCATGCCCGGGTGGCCAGCTATAAAGTATGCTGGGTAAATGGCTGCACAAGCTCCGACATACTTGCCGCCATGGACCAGGCCATAAAGGACGGCGTCGACGTGATCTCTCTTTCCCTTGGTGGAGGTGACGGGGCATACTACGAGACCACCATTGCTATCGGAGCGTTCACAGCAATGGAGAAGGGTATTTTCGTCTCTGCCTCCGCCGGAAACGAAGGTCCTCAGCTAGGCACTCTCTCGAATGGAGCCCCGTGGATCATGACCGTAGGAGCGTCTTCCCTGGACCGCAACTTCCCGGCCCATGCATTGCTTGGCAACAAGATGCGGTTCGCTGGAGAATCGATGTGTGGTGGCCCAGGAATGGGGAAGAAGCTGGTTGGCCTGGTCTACAACAAGGGAAACGAAAGCAGTTTGTGCTTGCCAGGCTCACTTGACCGCAGGGTGGTGCGCGGAAAGGTGGTGCTCTGCGACAGAGGGATAAATGCCCGCTTCGAGAAGGGCGTGGTGGTGCGTGATGCCGGGGGAGTGGGAATGATACTGGTGAACACAGCCGAGGACGGTGAGGAGTTGCTGGCGGACTGCCACCTGATACCGACCGTTCACCTTGGTGCAAAGGCAGGGATAGTGATTAGGGAATATGCCAAGACCGATCGGAACCCTACTGCCCTGGTCATTACCAGCGCACAGGAGGTCAATGTCAGGCCGACGCCGGTGGTGGCCGCGTTCAGCTCAAGAGGGCCATACTTCCAGTCCGTGCAGATCTTGAAACCTGACGTGATTGGCCCAGGTGTCAATATCCTGGCCTCTTGGCCGGATTATGTGAGCCCCACGGAATTGCCTATTGACAAAAGGAGTGTCCAGTTCAACATCATCTCAG GCACATCCATGTCTTGCCCACACGTCAGTGGCGTCGCCGCGCTGTTCAAAGCCGCCCACCCAACCTGGAGCACAAGCGCAATCAAGTCGGCGCTCATGACCACCGCCTACGCCCACGACAACACCCGGAAGCCCATCACCGACGCAGCCGACGGAACCCCAACCTCCCCGTGGGGCCTCGGAGCGGGCCACATCGACCCGAGGAAGGCCCTCTCGCCGGGCCTCGTCTACGACCTCACCGCCGACGACTACGTCGCCTTCGTCTGCTCCCTCAACTACACGATCAAGCAAGTCCAGAGCACCGTGCGGCGGACGAACGTGACCTGCTCGACGAAACTCTCCGACCCGGGGCAGCTCAACTACCCGTCATTCTCGGTCCTATTCGGCCCCAACAGGAAGGTGGTCCGGTACTCGCGCGAGGTGACGAACGTGGGGGACGCCGGGTCGGTGTACAAGGTGGCGGTGCAGGCGCCAAGCACGGTCGCGGTGAGGGTGAAGCCGAGGAGGCTGGTGTTCGGGAAGGTGGGGGAGAAGCAGAGGTACACTGTGACGTTCGTGGCGCGGAACAAGACCGACGAGACCCACGGCGGGTCGATCACGTGGAAGAACCGGCAGCATCGCGTGAGGAGTCCGGTCGGGTTCTTGTGGGGAGAATCGTGA